A genome region from Anopheles stephensi strain Indian chromosome 2, UCI_ANSTEP_V1.0, whole genome shotgun sequence includes the following:
- the LOC118505585 gene encoding protein unc-80 homolog isoform X5, whose protein sequence is MANASSTNPIDEGLQDLGVPVPVQTFLWQQIAPFIRPKLGKLHEASCMFCQHAPGHHELKEACKSFEKVLVQNIQFGLSPSLTSALESIPRWRIVQAALPHVIHCAGALMHNRVKDLQALGSAETKILYTLHWILLFAAEECADAEADKENATNNYLFSIPTISLFVFLFAPIAHMLKESDFQNFRLENGLKMWQGMWEYRAPNAPCFTAPVKPKARNLLSSVSTTPSPEVFSPKKMENIESPPSIYSGNIKHDDELSFVSSPKDSVFPETIPEEASSVEEERVVIFRLPMDGGVPDPSYYTADASLLHHGAKFNKPQSHQTPTSSGIGSRPHPLHQSDHRGEATSFDFDRIDTYSKDSKPKTSSSTERESFDTDPKMSQGHKCDVIAATFLDVAVLRCLFISHWQEEGVYWSLHYLYNRLRDISEETSALPSHPRRRSNSLPIPQIEISLYQGPSSSRDSPSIGSANKDYIEIPDPPITALLADAPYYVSKLPSDESSLGPLSERKGSEKKRRVKMADLRTLIETRILSKSDRGLEKIGLDANTNGKRLQQMECHRSLDTGERQLSRSASMISRAPSTNLVKGKSMPSLRFHRNIEPPPKVIRNVQSNVQSRQSSTTPKYPIITVTEHTPTPSPDYMKRQGSIDSQLDALSAGGSTGMFKSQMLRSHTDSHIGYTCVSDETEAPGSCFYITKEGTIDYEVVLLAVHCVFKRDSSVCTLRVLEAGLNICEILLDLGVLKLGDHAHSLAIGIVKRAFMHLGCPHGCNDANRGPPAEVLRTTCNSILSRLLRQNGKILKANLRAFIKESPMHEITDFFHAYLGFCVDPSSLLSPLNHKRSSGIKSLNADFGGISGGQGGYATNFGSGLTGGTESQLIGAIFKTLATRLVQSLKELKSQDNLSLYCDIRQLITYVKGAHGGPFRVVALSGILAVTPRPHKQAPNMQTTRVIRHLPTNDIQLLHQDEKAQRKLLFKKKSTSSTCVIVPFLLQLLETEGFEEPSRASQSPLSNLRRKGPQVRPTLTPRHSERALLSDSTSSSERNSVGRLTGIVRWFRRSKDRDSVDLESGILAASGSESMANFMRKGSLNFQTRNRATEGIGRSIQKAKRRLNRLGLGKGKKKTGGTEDVGGSYFSRRSSLDVSDGPRESEVVVLKERRLIPISPVREGMARFALLLEVCAPGSVPDPALITALLDLPQAPIVARAAFLVECAHFVHLCNRGQWPSWMKQNLPVFRPSGPAMGTRTAMAAGTRRAHVLQRAAGKMFHQWGEALGARLNEMINNDKLNSEQMAASLSDPEKQKQLLQQDEEEDFLDETSVNPHGNDCPPALKLIACVLLLEITAFLRETYQTLPKASRLSTKEKHTPWDKVCRGETNRRWSMALSSMGGHSQTSAQSLQSIAGQTERKISFVLQEPDNESENSSNTTLTIQGEENVQQGQKRTLATSRNFLLRRGTSATPAGGSFKRRSLKLRRGAKDLKEVENEYPVRRTDSIQSKRKVSSLSDRSDNSEPGQISGGEESPGILSDDQPPESPCDSNDSDETTKNLPWLKSVSNFLGSFNYYCDHQNFCHPYCYRRHMRAATKLIRAIRKVYGDEFGVTPVTYAQPSESAKGTTRRDRTKQGRKVSDQSSSQTSPSKRKDSVTKRDRILLQDESEPNTSQYSTFIHEPKHHQEDPPVLKYIKNQVRDVFHAPIASLVKGAAVLTEEQFVEVIPIAWELLLETDQEVSAASAALFILASVKAPNTATDIMQRSLKNKCPNTRIQAILRYQVLWKNRFQVWPRMEEGAHLSFKVPPPGIEFTLPSPKIGIESLPVVDPPWMPRQQNKDMEVTLNQERHRSLVTATKTRKKQQTEAIRHAMLQQEDKQRSERQSFLITTIPITQQAAHEPGLDHGPAEDHVEEEEDGTRSAIHMHAAHSLFPSCLCSSVMQIVACLDDAAVNSDGCAVYEVAYQVIWICLVEDSALFLRYVLERLTRDHQDQMFKLLRHLIRFVPRLPQQAAFALYNYIIGYVMFYVRSTHECSQQLVGSALSVLWMVVHSVHGIMFKDLKQILRKEQCDASILLTANVPSAKKIIVHGPEDEGGIPSQFPVQEDTQFSQLLSESLDFFGIDEKKHAQHVLVDYKSHQILNPNWYVRDLYFFKRSQYPQLRLVEMKPEESFNALQRQELCKKFVEIGKVHLTWAILKNVDMVVQRVVFLHEELMKLPSFPRKALEADLDLHQGGELGKELLGLDVLHKFMWVRLIARMFEAMAGNFAYSADIQLFLNVLSGAALLHSEDSCIMRYVTATFINAASNFKNIFSTNGYFMIMPAMLQVYSLHQTNKLVTTTIEYAVKQFYLLNRKPFILQMFGSVSAILDTDENGTYGEAHKVQSSCLFNLLLSLETPSPDPLNIAELVKEPKPLKAIDFCYHDEDEMVTVLDCITLCVMVVSYSAESTRGYQMLIILEAILPCYMQQIQSSSYIPLEGKCERDIILQLAVTIRTMVHNCEGLSKSYNGPFRNSPEHKGSSQRNCSRGPPCSPGLDYDDESHAKYVSDIGRSKMLNESVDDSETIREYRRPRDVLLSVVGEFIIQASTRLAELARKQGEPKPMELLDVKCHVRLAEIAHSLLKVSPYDRESMACRGLQRYMQCIFPRAEWADDHGMKPTLVTILRRLDKVFLKISKKSSVRRNTNWEAAAGLLKGVSEAIIRYPHILHWREMKALLTNVQNLIVNEPGNFPEGVSGAGAALMSKSPPAFFCSNVVRLVALQVVSPIDSVSHGLEQICGGSTDFPSQEKAESFLMHLLMPLCLKVCSGRGIFDVGELKQSDISFLVTAVLNAMSPVAGRTTQMGMQTNRTGADLRAGSLTFTGSRDAKRPSKISSSLYQATFLALRVLCICFETRLSNEWPRIARVMRDLGRRNEAAPELWSFLEFVVTQRTPLYIVLMPFIMHKISQPPIGDHERHMQFLIRERMRGTQPTGGTKSRGAILLELSRELRELREELETRRYDRDLSTETSKRDIPNMPPAPEQQPVRHQQRPSLISMLTGVQPPGGFPGSLQQQQQQQQADARSGTGICTSSDTLSQQTLQAPKGESLSSSTTTTTNNRDAGLIGDTQSADLTLTSGILAEAGSVDLQATPIGRESVAGIGGSIPHLSHSVSLQASGVKTQPPRLRFVSSVEFKTSSGETSTTPLSPDSLADDSSGENHNKHRLQRSRAQSRKTFRNRRGMRANNFNETSYIPTVAGGAGLSMGVGPAPVNPGAGAGVGSAVPPAMVGSVIPGPGGPPVMPPIVNEPPYVEPLNRTIATLGDLSWDSVSQTSSTSGYRDNYSLQTGLFSPDGSLSGNAGMGGRSSSQHSLLMLFETQDEDTLI, encoded by the exons TTCTGTCAACACGCACCCGGACACCAT GAGCTGAAGGAAGCGTGCAAG TCCTTCGAGAAAGTGCTTGTGCAGAACATACAGTTCGGGCTGTCACCATCACTAACCTCCGCACTGGAATCGATCCCGAGATGGCGCATTGTACAGGCTGCCTTACCGCACGTCATACACTGTGCCGGAGCGCTGATGCACAATCG TGTAAAAGATCTACAGGCGCTCGGGTCGGCCGAAACCAAGATACTCTACACGCTTCACTGGATACTGCTGTTTGCGGCCGAGGAGTGTGCGGATGCCGAAGCGGACAAGGAAAACGCTACGAACAATTACCTCTTTTCGATACCAACGATATCG CTGTTCGTGTTTCTGTTCGCTCCCATCGCCCACATGCTGAAGGAGTCCGACTTTCAAAACTTTCGGCTCGAAAATGGGCTCAAGATGTGGCAGGGTATGTGGGAGTATCGGGCACCGAATGCACCCTGCTTTACGGCACCGGTCAAACCGAAGGCACGCAATCTGCTCAGCTCGGTCAGCACCACACCATCGCCAGAGGTGTTCTCACCCA agaaaatggaaaacatcgAATCACCGCCGAGCATCTACTCGGGCAACATCAAGCACGATGACGAGCTGTCGTTCGTATCGTCGCCCAAAGATTCCGTCTTTCCCGAAACCATCCCGGAAGAGGCGTCCAGCGTTGAGGAGGAGCGTGTCGTGATCTTCCGACTTCCGATGGATGGTGGTGTGCCGGATCCATCGTACTATACGGCCGACGCTAGCCTTCTGCATCACGGGGCAAAGTTTAACAAGCCACAATCACATCAAACACCGACCAGCAGTGGAATCGGTTCGAGACCGCATCCGCTACACCAATCGGACCATCGCGGTGAAGCTACTAGCTTCGACTTTGACAGGATTGACACGTACAGT AAGGATTCAAAACCAAAGACGAGCTCCTCAACGGAGCGAGAATCCTTCGATACCGATCCGAAGATGTCGCAGGGCCACAAGTGTGACGTCATCGCTGCTACCTTTCTGGATGTAGCCGTACTGCGCTGCCTGTTCATTTCCCACTGGCAGGAGGAAGGTGTCTACTGGAGCTTGCACTATCTCTACAACCGACTGCGCGACATCAGCGAAGAAACGTCGGCGCTTCCATCCCACCCGAGACGTCGTTCGAACTCGCTACCCATACCGCAGATAGAGATCTCGCTCTACCAAGGCCCCAGCAGTAGCCGGGACAGCCCCAGCATCGGCTCGGCAAACAAAGACTACATAGAGATACCGGATCCACCGATCACTGCCCTGCTGGCCGACGCTCCGTACTACGTATCGAAACTCCCTTCCGATGAGTCGTCACTGGGGCCGCTCAGCGAACGGAAGGGTAGCGAGAAGAAGCGTCGCGTTAAGATGGCCGACCTGCGGACGCTGATCGAAACACGCATCCTGTCCAAATCGGACCGTGGGCTGGAAAAGATTGGGCTCGATGCGAACACGAACGGGAAGCGACTGCAACAGATG GAGTGTCATCGCAGCTTGGACACCGGGGAACGGCAACTGTCCCGCTCGGCGTCGATGATATCGCGTGCACCATCAACGAACCTTGTCAAAGGCAAAAGTATGCCGAGCTTAAG ATTCCATCGAAACATTGAACCACCGCCGAAGGTCATACGTAACGTACAATCGAATGTACAGTCGAGACAATCGAGCACAACGCCAAAGTATCCGATCATCACCGTTACGGAGCATACACCGACACCGTCGCCGGATTATATGAAGAGACAG GGTTCCATCGATTCGCAGCTGGACGCACTGAGTGCTGGTGGCAGTACGGGAATGTTTAAATCGCAGATGTTACGATCACACACGGATTCGCACATCG GATACACGTGCGTGTCAGACGAAACCGAAGCACCTGGATCGTGCTTCTACATCACGAAGGAGGGCACGATCGACTACGAGGTCGTGCTGCTGGCAGTCCACTGTGTGTTCAAGCGTGACTCGAGCGTCTGCACACTTCGCGTGCTGGAAGCCGGTCTTAACATCTGCGAAATCCTGCTAGATCTCGGTGTACTGAAGCTGGGTGATCATGCCCATTCCCTAGCGATTGGTATCGTTAAGCGAGCCTTCATGCATCTCGGATGTCCACATGGGTGTAATGATG CAAATCGTGGTCCACCGGCAGAAGTGTTGCGTACCACGTGCAACTCCATCCTCTCGCGTCTTCTGCGTCAGAATGGGAAAATCCTTAAAGCAAACTTGCGCGCATTCATCAAGGAATCTCCGATGCACGAAATCACCGACTTCTTCCACGCGTATCTGGGCTTCTGTGTGGATCCGAGCTCGCTGCTATCACCGTTGA ACCATAAGAGATCATCTGGCATAAAATCGTTGAACGCTGACTTTGGCGGTATATCAGGCGGCCAGGGCGGCTATGCAACCAACTTTGGCAGCGGACTTACCGGCGGCACGGAGAGTCAGCTGATCGGGGCCATCTTCAAGACGCTCGCAACGCGGCTGGTGCAATCACTGAAGGAGCTCAAGTCGCAGGACAACCTATCCCTCTACTGTGACATCCGGCAGCTCATCACGTACGTCAAGGGTGCGCACGGTGGTCCGTTCCGCGTGGTGGCATTAAGTGGCATTCTGGCCGTTACTCCACGCCCTCATAAGCAAGCTCCAAACATGCAGACTACGCGTGTGATACG CCATTTGCCAACGAACGACatccagctgctccaccaggATGAGAAGGCGCAGCGCAAGCTGCTGTTCAAGAAGAAGAGCACCTCCTCGACGTGTGTC ATCGTTCCTTTCCTGTTGCAGCTGTTAGAGACGGAGGGTTTTGAGGAGCCGAGCCGGGCCAGCCAGAGCCCGTTAAGCAATCTGCGCCGTAAGGGGCCGCAAGTGCGGCCCACCCTTACCCCTCGCCACAGCGAGCGGGCTTTACTATCTGATTCTACTTCCAGCTCCGAGCGCAACTCGGTCGGCCGGTTGACCGGCATCGTGCGATGGTTCCGGCGTTCGAAGGATCGCGATTCGGTGGACCTGGAGTCGGGCATACTGGCGGCGAGTGGGTCCGAGTCGATGGCAAACTTCATGCGCAAGGGTTCACTCAACTTTCAGACACGCAACCGTGCGACGGAGGGCATCGGAAGATCGATACAGAAGGCGAAGCGGCGGCTGAATCGGTTGGGGCTTGGCAAGGGCAAGAAGAAGACGGGCGGTACCGAGGACGTCGGGGGAAGTT ATTTCAGCCGAAGAAGTTCGCTTGATGTAAGCGATGGGCCGCGTGAGTCGGAAGTTGTAGTGCTGAAGGAACGGCGCCTTATCCCAATTTCACCGGTTCGGGAAGGAATGGCCAGATTCGCGTTGTTGTTGGAGGTGTGCGCTCCTGGTTCAGTTCCCGATCCAGCACTGATCACTGCTCTGCTCGATCTG CCTCAAGCTCCGATTGTTGCTCGAGCGGCATTCTTGGTGGAGTGTGCCCACTTCGTCCATCTGTGCAATCGCGGACAGTGGCCATCATGGATGAAACAGAACTTGCCAGTCTTTAGACCATCGGGACCGGCAATGGGAACCAGGACTGCGATGGCTGCCGGCACCAGACGTGCTCATGTTCTGCAACGAGCGGCCGGTAAAATGTTTCATCAG TGGGGCGAAGCACTTGGAGCTCGATTGAACGAGATGATCAACAACGATAAGCTCAACTCGGAGCAGATGGCTGCCAGTCTATCCGATCCCGAGAAGCAGAAGCAATTGCTTCAGcaggacgaggaggaagatTTTCTTGATGAGA CAAGCGTTAATCCACACGGAAACGATTGTCCACCGGCACTGAAACTGATCGCTTGTGTACTTTTGCTCGAGATCACTGCTTTCCTGCGAgaaacgtaccaaacgctgcCAAAGGCATCCCGACTGTCCACCAAGGAGAAGCACACTCCGTGGGATAAAGTTTGCCG AGGTGAAACTAATCGCCGTTGGTCGATGGCCCTCAGCTCGATGGGTGGACATTCGCAAACGTCCGCGCAGAGTCTACAATCGATCGCGGGACAGACGGAACGGAAAATCTCGTTCGTACTGCAGGAACCGGACAATGAATCcgaaaacagcagcaacaccacacTGACGATCCAGGGCGAGGAAAATGTGCAGC AAGGCCAGAAGCGTACGTTGGCTACATCGAGGAACTTTCTGTTGCGCCGCGGCACGTCCGCAACGCCGGCCGGTGGTTCGTTCAAGCGACGCTCGTTGAAACTTCGCCGTGGTGCCAAAGATCTGAAGGAAGTGGAAAATGAAT ATCCAGTAAGACGTACCGATTCGATTCAATCTAAGCGCAAGGTATCGTCGCTGTCCGACAGAAGCGATAACTCCGAACCGGGTCAAATCAGTGGTGGAGAAGAGTCGCCCGGAATCTTAAG CGATGATCAACCACCGGAATCACCGTGCGATTCGAACGATTCGGACGAAACAACCAAGAATCTGCCGTGGCTCAAATCAGTATCCAACTTTCTGGGCTCGTTCAATTACTACTGCGATCATCAAAACTTTTGTCACCCGTACTGCTACCGGCGGCATATGCGTGCGGCAACTAAGCTGATTCGTGCCATTCGCAAG GTATACGGCGATGAATTCGGTGTCACTCCGGTCACTTACGCCCAGCCGAGTGAGTCAGCCAAGGGAACGACGCGCCGCGATCGGACCAAACAGGGACGCAAGGTGTCGGATCAAAGCTCGTCGCAAACATCACCATCCAAGCGCAAGGACAGCGTCACAAAGCGCGATCG AATCTTGCTACAGGACGAATCGGAACCAAACACCTCCCAATACTCAACGTTCATTCACGAACCGAAACACCATCAGGAGGATCCGCCGGTGCTGAAATACATCAAAAACCAAGTACGTGATGTTTTCCACGCTCCTATAGCGTCCCTGGTGAAGGGAGCGGCCGTCCTGACGGAGGAACAGTTCGTTGAGGTCATTCCGATTGCGTGGGAACTGCTGCTCGAAACCGACCAGGAAGTTTCGGCAGCTTCGGCGGCCCTCTTCATACTGGCCTCGGTGAAGGCACCAAACACCGCCACGGACATTATGCAGCGTTCGCTGAAGAACAAATGTCCAAACACTCGCATCCAAGCGATTCTACGCTACCAGGTGCTGTGGAAGAATCGGTTCCAGGTGTGGCCGCGGATGGAGGAGGGCGCACATCTCTCGTTCAAGGTACCTCCACCCGGCATAGAGTTTACACTTCCGTCGCCGAAAATTGGCATCGAAAGCCTGCCGGTGGTGGATCCTCCCTGGATGCCTCGCCAGCAAAACAAAGACATGGAGGTCACACTGAACCAGGAGCGACAT CGTTCCTTGGTAACAGCAACGAAAACGCGCAAGAAACAGCAAACAGAAGCAATCCGCCACGCGATGCTGCAGCAGGAAGACAAGCAGCGTTCGGAGCGGCAGAGCTTCCTCATCACTACGATTCCCATCACGCAGCAGGCGGCACACGAACCGGGTCTCGATCATGGACCGGCTGAGGATCAcgtggaggaggaagaggacggCACCAGATCGGCCATTCATATGCATGCGGCTCATTCTCTGTTTCCGTCCTGCCTTTGCTCGTCCGTGATGCAGATTGTCGCGTGCCTGGATGATGCCGCCGTCAATTCGGACGGTTGTGCCGTGTACGAGGTGGCGTATCAGGTCATCTGGATCTGTCTCGTCGAAGACTCTGCCCTGTTTCTGCGTTACGTGCTCGAACGCTTGACCCGCGATCATCAGGATCAGATGTTTAAGCTGCTACGACACTTGATCCGGTTCGTGCCGAGGTTGCCCCAGCAGGCAGCATTCGCCCTGTACAACTACATCATTGGGTACGTGATGTTTTACGTACGGTCGACGCATGAGTGCAGCCAACAGCTCGTAGGTTCCGCCCTATCCGTACTGTGGATGGTAGTGCACAGCGTGCACGGAATCATGTTCAAAGATTTGAAACAGATCCTGCGCAAGGAGCAGTGCGATGCGTCCATCCTATTGACCGCGAATGTACCTTCCGCGAAGAAGATCATCGTGCACGGCCCGGAAG ATGAAGGAGGTATACCTTCCCAGTTCCCGGTACAAGAGGACACACAGTTCTCGCAGCTGCTCAGTGAATCGCTCGACTTTTTCGGCATCGACGAGAAGAAGCACGCCCAGCACGTGCTGGTAGACTACAAGAGCCACCAAATTCTGAACCCCAACTGGTACGTACGCGATCTGTACTTCTTCAAGCGCTCTCAGTACCCCCAACTGCGCCTGGTAGAGATGAAGCCCGAAGAGTCGTTCAACGCACTGCAGCGCCAGGAGCTGTGCAAAAAGTTCGTCGAGATCGGGAAGGTCCATCTGACCTGGGCCATCCTGAAGAACGTCGACATGGTCGTCCAGCGGGTGGTTTTCCTGCACGAGGAGCTCATGAAGCTTCCATCCTTCCCGCGCAAAGCGCTCGAGGCCGATCTAGACTTGCATCAGGGCGGTGAGCTCGGCAAGGAGCTGCTCGGACTGGATGTGCTGCACAAGTTCATGTGGGTACGGCTGATCGCGCGCATGTTCGAAGCGATGGCCGGCAACTTTGCCTATTCGGCCGACATTCAGCTCTTCCTCAACGTGCTGTCCGGTGCCGCCTTGCTGCACTCGGAAGATTCGTGCATTATGCGCTACGTGACGGCCACCTTCATTAACGCGGCGTCCAACTTTAAGAACATTTTCTCCACCAACGGGTACTTCATGATCATGCCGGCCATGCTGCAGGTGTACTCGCTTCACCAGACGAACAAGCTCGTCACCACCACGATCGAATATGCCGTGAAGCAGTTTTATCTGCTCAACCGGAAGCCCTTCATACTGCAGATGTTCGGTTCCGTGTCGGCCATCCTCGACACGGATGAGAATGGAACGTACGGTGAGGCGCACAAGGTACAGTCGAGCTGCCTGTTCAATCTACTGCTCAGCCTGGAAACTCCCTCGCCGGATCCGCTCAACATAGCCGAGCTGGTGAAGGAACCGAAACCACTGAAAGCGATCGATTTCTGCTACCACGATGAGGACGAAATGGTGACGGTGTTGGATTGCATTACGCTTTGCGTGATGGTTGTGTCCTATTCGGCTGAAAGTACGCGTGGATATCAGATGTTG ATCATTTTGGAAGCCATTTTGCCCTGCTACATGCAGCAGATTCAATCCTCGTCGTACATCCCGCTGGAAGGGAAATGCGAACGGGACATTATTCTGCAGCTTGCCGTGACGATTCGCACCATGGTGCACAACTGCGAGGGTTTGTCAAA gAGCTACAATGGTCCGTTCCGGAACAGTCCCGAGCATAAGGGATCGAGCCAGCGCAATTGTTCCCGCGGTCCACCTTGCTCCCCGGGGCTGGATTACGACGACGAATCCCACGCGAAGTACGTCAGCGATATCGGGCGCTCGAAGATGCTGAACGAATCGGTCGATGATTCCGAAACGATACGCGAATATCGGCGGCCCCGCGATGTACTGCTGTCGGTGGTGGGCGAATTCATCATACAAGCCTCGACCCGGCTCGCCGAGCTAGCCCGCAAACAGGGCGAACCCAAACCGATGGAACTGCTGGACGTAAAGTGTCACGTACGGTTGGCCGAGATAGCACACTCGCTGCTGAAAGTCTCGCCGTACGACCGAGAGTCGATGGCCTGCCGGGGATTGCAGCGTTACATGCAGTGCATCTTCCCCCGGGCCGAGTGGGCCGATGATCACGGCATGAAGCCAACGCTCGTTACGATTCTGCGCCGGCTGGATAAGGTGTTTCTGAAGATATCGAAAAAATCTTCCGTACGGCGCAACACAAACTGGGAGGCGGCTGCCGGTTTGCTGAAGGGCGTTTCCGAAGCCATCATACGCTATCCACACATCCTGCACTGGCGCGAAATGAAGGCACTGCTGACGAACGTGCAGAACCTGATCGTCAACGAGCCGGGCAACTTTCCCGAGGGTGTGTCCGGTGCCGGTGCCGCCCTGATGTCGAAAAGCCCGCCGGCATTCTTCTGCTCGAACGTGGTACGGTTGGTCGCGCTGCAGGTCGTCAGCCCGATCGATTCCGTCTCGCACGGGCTGGAGCAAATCTGCGGCGGCAGTACCGACTTTCCGTCGCAGGAAAAGGCGGAAAGCTTCCTGATGCATCTGCTGATGCCGCTGTGTCTGAAGGTGTGCAGCGGGCGCGGCATTTTCGATGTCGGCGAGCTGAAGCAGTCGGACATCTCGTTCCTGGTGACGGCCGTGCTGAACGCGATGAGCCCGGTCGCCGGACGCACGACGCAGATGGGCATGCAGACGAACCGCACCGGGGCGGATTTGCGGGCCGGTTCGCTAACATTCACCGGCAGCCGGGACGCGAAGAGGCCGTCGAAAATTTCGAGCTCACTGTATCAGGCCACCTTTCTGGCGCTGCGCGTACTTTGCATCTGCTTCGAAACGCGGCTTTCGAACGAATGGCCCCGGATTGCACGGGTAATGCGCGATTTGGGGCGCCGCAATGAGGCGGCACCGGAGCTGTGGAGTTTTCTGGAGTTTGTTGTTACGCAGCGTACCCCGCTGTACATTGTGCTGATGCCGTTCATCATGCACAAG ATCTCACAACCACCGATTGGAGATCACGAGCGGCATATGCAGTTTTTGATTCGTGAACGAATGCGGGGCACCCAGCCAACGGGTGGAACTAAGTCTCGTGGCGCCATACTGCTGGAACTGTCACGCGAGTTGCGTGAGCTGAGAGAAGAGCTGGAAACGAGACGATATG ATCGAGACCTGTCGACGGAAACCTCCAAGCGAGACATTCCCAATATGCCTCCCGCACCGGAGCAGCAACCCGTACGGCACCAGCAGCGACCATCGCTCATATCGATGCTGACCGGCGTTCAGCCGCCCGGTGGCTTCCCAGGCtcgctacagcagcagcagcagcagcagcaggcagatGCTCGCAGCGGTACCGGTATCTGCACCTCCAGCGATACCCTATCCCAGCAAACGCTCCAAGCGCCGAAGGGTGAGTCCCTGTccagctccaccaccaccaccacaaacaaCCGTGACGCCGGCCTAATCGGGGACACGCAGAGCGCCGATCTGACGCTTACCTCGGGCATCCTGGCCGAAGCGGGCTCGGTTGACCTGCAAGCTACCCCGATCGGTCGCGAATCGGTGGCCGGTATCGGTGGTAGCATCCCGCACCTTTCCCACTCCGTCTCGCTCCAAGCATCCGGCGTCAAAACCCAACCACCCCGACTGCGTTTCGTATCGTCCGTCGAGTTTAAAACTTCGTCCGGCGAAACATCGACAACACCGCTCTCACCCGACAGCCTGGCGGACGACAGTTCCGGCGAAAATCACAACAAACATCGACTGCAGCGGTCGCGCGCCCAGAGCCGCAAAACGTTCCGCAATCGGCGCGGTATGCGggcaaacaattttaacgAAACGAGCTACATACCGACCGTTGCCGGTGGAGCCGGCCTGTCGATGGGCGTTGGCCCCGCACCGGTTAACCCCGGAGCGGGAGCCGGGGTGGGCAGTGCGGTACCACCGGCTATGGTCGGCTCGGTCATTCCCGGCCCAGGCGGACCGCCGGTAATGCCACCGATCGTGAACGAACCACCGTACGTGGAACCGCTCAATCGGACGATCGCCACGCTCGGTGATCTTAGCTGGGATTCGGTTTCGCAAACGTCTTCCACGTCCGGGTATCGGGATAATTACAGTCTGCAGACGGGACTGTTCTCGCCGGACGGTTCCCTGTCGGGGAATGCTGGAATGGGCGGACGGTCATCCTCCCAGCACTcgctgctgatgttgttcGAAACGCAGGATGAGGATACACTCATTTaa